ATAAATAACCTTACAAATTATCTTTAGCATCAGGCATATGGCTCGTAGGAAATTTAAGAAGAGAAATAACGCCAGCTGTGAGGCCAGAAGTCACCTTTTGATGGGTTCCCTTCcagttctgtgtgtgtggggtgtgaaTTCCATGTATTTTGCTAGGGTAGGAACCACGCCACAGATCCTTTAGCAACGTGATCTTACAGCGGATATTTGCCTCGGGGCTGTAAAATGTGCACAGACACTACGAAACTGCTGGAAACGGAACTACTGGGCTGAAAGATGAAGCACTGAGAAGGTGTGGGAAACCATGCCATGAATTCCACGGAGGAGGTCGTTCTAAACGATTACAGTAAGCAGATCCGAGCAGGACAAGCAGCTCCAAACAGGCAGTGTCAAACTCATCTCCGTCAGGTAACGGGAAAGCAGACACCCGCCGCAGAGCAAGGGATGACCCAGCCAACGGTACTCATCTAGGGCTGGGAACAGGGTAGAGGGTAGTGCAGAAGATACCATGGACTTATTTTGACAGGTCTTCTTGAAGAATGACTTCAAAATTCTCTGAGTGTCAGAAGACACTTGCAAGAGAGAAGTGTGTCTCCCTGGCAGGAATGCTTCTTGTGGAAATGACAATTGCCAGCCCAAAGCTTAGGAACCAGGGATATTCCtgcaacagatttttttttggaaatttttatatTCTGTGCTCAGTTAATATAGCTATTCTATGTTTTCTATACCTAAGGATGGTTAGTCAGCACTTCAAAGGCTatactattttttatatttaaattagaaattaaaatttgcCTATCACACTTGAAATACCTGCAAATTGCACTGAAGTTTCtcataagaaaaatagaaagcatcAAATAAGGAGCCAGCACTCACTTAGCCAGATTCAGAGAGCAACGGAAAAGTAAGTGAGCTACTGAACCTGCCCCGAGAGAACCAACTTTCCAGACTGCAGAGTCAACTTAACTTACCCATAATCCACTTTCATGTGCTGCCCATTGAAGAAAAACACAGTAGAGGGAATATAACTGATGTCAAAATACTGCGTGTAAACCGGAGTGTGGTCCACATCTACCAGGTAAATAGCCGCCATTTTACCGAGGTCAGCAGAAGTCTTTGAGAGCTGTGAATGACAAGATGGATGGAGGTCGCACTGTGCTACGCCAGGTGCACGATGCTTCTTTTGTGAACCGCCTTTTAATATTGTACGTGAAACTtactataactttttttttttttgagaaaaatacctGAACCAAGAATCAAGTGCACTTGAATTCCTCATAAGACacaatcctggaacttgctgtaaaccaggctggccttgagctcacaggggtccatctgtctctgcctcccaagtgctgggattaaatgtgtacacTACGCCCAGCCAGACATACTATTACTGTTCAGAGGGTGGAACCCTGTTGACAGGCTCTGGAGAAGGCACTgtatggttgtttgaatgagaatggccctcatgtCTTTTGCTTGTGTCAAGACATGAGctcttggctacttctccagcgtCATatctgcctgctaccatgctccctgccataacGGTCATGAATTCCAACCCTCTAAACTATAAGCcccagataaactctttcttgtataagttgtcttggtcatggtgtcttatcacagcaatagagaagtaaccaaaaacttctgttttgttgatGCTTGAGatgaattctttttaaagttttatttgtgtgtgtgcagggatagggtgggtgcatgtgtgctgcacatgtgtagaggccagaggacaatctgttGGGGTCAGGTTTCTCCTCCTTAGCAGCAGGAGTCCTcacttgctgagtcatctcatggGCTCGTGTTTAATTATTTTCAAGAAAGGAATCTATACTCTCTTAAAGTGAGCTGGGAGCACACACAGTGCTAGAGCGTGAGGTCTAGTTTCAATTCTCAGTacttcaaaacagaaacaatagatCCTGATATACCCGCCCGCAACAGCTCAGGAACACTCACACAGATGCTGACGCTCCCCAGGCTCTTTCCTCCTAGAAATGGAAATTAGAGAAGTGCCTCCCACCACCTCCCTCGGGCTAACTGGCCCTCAATGCTTTACACTTGTTAGCCCACTTAACAGCTAGCATAGAAGTTACAGCTGCTTAGAATCCCCATTCTACAGATGATAAAGCTGAGGGCGTTCTCAGGACACAGAGCTCCTAAGCAGCGGGGGCGGGATTTGAACTTTGGAGGCTTGGTTTCAGAATCAATCTATATATCTAAGTGTTTTGTTAGCATCAGGAGTTGAAACTCAGGGCCTAGAATCTATACTCTTTCCCATAGTTATAAGTATACATTTCTGACCATCTTCTCCCAGGTTAATATAGCATTCTTACTTATTGactggagtatgtgtgtgtgtgctgcacatgtgagtgtgggtgtatgtggaggtcagaagacaccttttaggattcagttctctccttctaccgcgGGTTCCGGAAATGGAACTCGGGTTGGAAGTCCTGTGCAGCCAGCACTCATCCTGCTGAGCCGCCTCGCCAGCCCCGCACACTCGTTTTAATGACATAATGCTACTCTTACATTTGCTTCCCACAGTTGATGGTGGGAGAGAAGCCCGTCCTTGGTTCAATTTCCACGgtaaacagagacaagaaaaacaaatcctgTCTCCTAGTTTCCCTCCTTACTAATTGGCGTGTGAAGACGCGCTGTAAAACTTGACCTTTCCACCAGGCCCGTTCTAGGAGCAGCAAACAAGCAGCACCTTGGCAGCCAGGGAAACAGCTCTGACCCCGCTTTACCACTGCTGCACCCTGGAGGGATTTCTGAGTTCTGCATGGACTGTTGCTGTGACCGTGGAAAGGACAAGGTTCAGACACCTAGTGTTGGCGTTTCCTGCTCTTCCACGGCTTGACTTTTCATTTAAAGCTGCTCACTTAAAGTCACTTACAATGTCATCCAGCTGCAGACAGACAGGATCCTCATCCCTCCCAAACCTGAGAACCAACACCTTCTCCGCAGTGCTTTTGATGGCCTGGTCCACTTCTTTCTTGCTAGTCAGTTTGGGCAAGAGGAAGCTCATCTGGAAAAATCCCAGTGGGAGTCTTCACTGCCAATTCTGCGAAGTTTACAGGCTGTTTAGATGAAGTACAGGAGTCCTGgtgcaaagaacaaaacaacGCCATTGAGCCTCAGTCATGAATTCAGGTGATTTAAGAAGCCTTCCAGCAAGCCTATTCTGTGAGGAGGCCCCACCCCTGGCTTGCTATCCTTGGGCCTAGCTTCCAGAACTTCATATGCCATCCTGAAACACCAGGTAACTGCTTTCAGTAATTTCTCTCAGAAATACATGAGAAATACCATACCAGAAGAACATACGCACAGTTCTGTGTTTGCTCCCCTTTTACACAAGAGATAAGTCATTGGTCCAGCGAACAAGAGATGATACCCTCAAATGTGGGGCCTGGAGATCTAATtagaacagaacaggaagagaaggCAAAGCCTGTGACTGCCCCCACTCTGTGGAGCCATGGGCAGCTGAGCAGAGAggcagctacacagagagattggTCTGCATCTAAGGGATGCTGCTATCCCTACCCCCAATACCACTGCCTGAGTCCAGATGGAACCAGAACTTACGGGAAGTGCCGAGGCAGACGAACTTGCTGACCTCAGCCAGCTAGTGTAGGAGGAAGTGCAGTTGGTAACAGCAGAGGCTCACCCAATTTTCTGCGCTACGTATAGTTTTAAATCTAACACTTAATGAAATTCCCATAGCCCCACATAGAAAGCTTCCAGATTCTATCACGGTAGCGTACCACTTCATATGTGGACCATACTTCAGAGGTCCTTTGTTGATGGACATTTGTACGTTCTCACGTCCTGGCTTAAGGAGTCTTCCTAGGTGCACTTTATCACGTGACAAACAGACCAACAAAGAGCGTGTggggctaggtgtggtggcggcacgcctttcatcccagcacttgggaggcagaggcaggtggttctctgtgagttcaaggccagcctggcccacagagtgagttccaggacagccagggctacacagagaaatcctgtctttgaaaaacaaaacaaaaaaaagcgcGTGGAAATcacaattaaataaatgaatcagaAGATACTGTGATACAGGGGCCTAATCTggtcttctctgtttccttttagtGCTGGGCTTCTTATTCTGTAGACTAGTTTGTTCTGGTTCGCTTCGAGCTATAGAACAATGGCTAAAATCTGTTCTACAAAATTGCtagtctagccgggcggtggtggcgcacgcctttaatcccagcacttgggaggcagaggcaggcggatctctg
This is a stretch of genomic DNA from Arvicola amphibius chromosome 15, mArvAmp1.2, whole genome shotgun sequence. It encodes these proteins:
- the Txnl4b gene encoding thioredoxin-like protein 4B; the protein is MSFLLPKLTSKKEVDQAIKSTAEKVLVLRFGRDEDPVCLQLDDILSKTSADLGKMAAIYLVDVDHTPVYTQYFDISYIPSTVFFFNGQHMKVDYGSPDHTKFVGSFKTKQDFVDLIEVIYRGAMRGKLIVQSPIDPKNIPKYDLLYQDI